One region of Halomonas huangheensis genomic DNA includes:
- a CDS encoding YadA-like family protein, with the protein MATGFTAGRNVTGNANTAYGRMAGQNVEGSENLAFGTAAGRNVTGSDNVGIGQNAGEGVDGINNLAIGHETGRSVTGSQNVGLGISAGAGVTGFNNVGVGALAGGSSEGDYNVGVGERAGRIVTGDSNAALGHFAGNRVTGSDNVAIGHYAGTQVHVDPALRVEADRTVSIGNRAVAMADDAIAIGSGAQANGLQAISIGTGNQVDGDNSGAIGDPTTITGSGSYSLGNDNTIAADNAGTFGNDNVLGADADGSRIIGNGNDVDVADAFVIGNGADVTVAEGVALGNGSIADTGAGVAGYNPATGAADGLDAGIAATQSTTGALAVGDAGGGVFRQITGVAAGTEDSDAVNVAQLKGVEDLATTPLTFAGDSGSNVDRQLGETLNVTGGAAGTLTSGNIGVVGDGTDTLELQLAEDLDLGANGSVTAGDSLLDTNGLTVDDGAGNVATTTATGSTVTDGTTITAMTAGGLTSGNINLDGTSDEITGLSNTTLTDPSFAMEGRAATEEQLDLVNQTANTGWNLTAEGADGTNVAPGDTVDLSNSDGNLVIAKNATDGAEEDVIFDLADDITVDSVTAGDSLLDTNGLTVDDGAGNVASTTATGTTVTDGTTTTAMTAGGVTSGNINLDGTSDEITGLSNTTLTDPGFATEGRAATEEQLDLVNQTANTGWNLTAEGADGTNVAPGNTVDLSNTDGNLVIAKNATDGAEEDVTFDLADDVTIGNSLTINNGPTLNDNGIDMGGDRITNVGGPTNGGDAVNLDYFNENKAHYYSVNDGGVIGGNYDNDGATGVNAMAGGVGSLASADGAMALGFGADARVLDSVALGSGSVSSRAVAPASGSIPAGSANITYNTTDKTLLGAVSVGYDDAYRQITNVADGTQEHDAVTVRQLQGAIGSVIDTGIMYFHANSAQPDSIAAGPESIAVGPATVVNGDAGIGMGNGAIVEMTAPGGTAIGDGAHVMLADGMALGTSSLAEAEQGVALGAGATVSHDQSVALGSNSVTAEPVATAGTTIASSNYDFAGTAPQSTVSVGDVGNERTITNVAAGRLSASSTDAINGSQLFATNQAVENASQGWNLTAEGADGTNVAPGDTVDLSNTDGNLVIAKNAADGAEESVTFALSDDVTIGNSLTINNGPTLNDNGIDMGGDTITNVGAPVNEGDAVNKQYVDGAGDALVAEGMNFSGNDGDTIHRDLGQTLAVTGEASADGTFSGTNLKTVTDPATGAIQLQMTDAPQFGNVTINDGDTGRITGVTAGTEDNDAVNVSQLNDVSDVANTGWNLTAEGADGTNVAPGDTVDLSNSDGNLVIAKNATDGAEESVTFALSDDVTIDNSLTINNGPTLNDNGIDMGGDTITNVGAPVNEGDAVNKQYVDGAGDALIAEGMNFSGNDGDTIHRDLGQTLAVTGEASADGTFSGTNLKTVTDPATGAIQLQMADAPQFGDVTINDGGSGKISGVADGDINEDSTDVVNGSQLWETQQALEGEQVHYYSVNDGGTQGGNYANDGATGVNAIAAGVDATATADGAIAIGAGATASEAGSVALGAASTTDAVVGTAGTTIGGQTYTFAGAAPLGTLSVGSVGAERTITHVAAGRISADSTDAVNGSQLYATNQAVESIDNRVGDVEGDVSVLGDRVTNVEGDVSSISNDLGELADQAVKYDTNDDGSVNYESVTLAGGEGTTITNLADGEVSEGSSDVVNGSQLWAVQNQINNSLATGETKYFKANSEAAAARVEGAESVAMGPESVAAGDNSVAVGNGARAESDGGVALGAGSQATREGMNGAEEAFSNESVASTQGAVSVGSQGGERQITHVAGGTEATDAVNVRQLESVQAGSVNYDRHSDGSVDYSSVTFGQKGTPTQIHNVAPGTAPTDAANVGQLQELNQQFNHQIGGLSNRIDEVERNANAGIAGVAAMGDAPYVPGKLTYHVGGGYHGGESAVGLNFRRTADNGRWSLTAGAAGSRAGATIGIGVSGVID; encoded by the coding sequence GTGGCCACGGGTTTCACGGCAGGCCGGAACGTTACCGGCAACGCCAATACCGCGTACGGTCGTATGGCCGGCCAGAACGTGGAAGGTTCCGAGAACCTGGCTTTCGGCACGGCTGCTGGGCGTAACGTGACAGGCTCGGACAACGTCGGGATCGGTCAAAATGCTGGGGAGGGCGTGGACGGCATCAACAACCTTGCAATCGGCCATGAGACTGGACGATCGGTAACCGGGAGTCAGAACGTTGGCTTGGGGATTAGCGCTGGTGCCGGGGTTACTGGTTTCAATAACGTGGGTGTCGGGGCGCTTGCGGGTGGGTCCTCCGAAGGTGATTACAATGTCGGGGTTGGTGAGAGGGCCGGTCGGATTGTGACTGGCGACAGCAATGCGGCTTTAGGCCATTTTGCGGGTAATCGAGTAACCGGTAGCGACAATGTAGCCATTGGACACTATGCGGGCACCCAGGTGCATGTCGACCCGGCGCTTCGGGTTGAGGCTGACCGTACGGTATCCATCGGTAACAGGGCCGTAGCCATGGCCGACGATGCCATCGCGATTGGTTCGGGCGCGCAGGCCAACGGGTTGCAGGCCATCAGCATTGGTACCGGCAACCAGGTGGATGGCGATAACTCCGGTGCGATCGGCGACCCGACCACGATCACCGGGTCCGGCTCCTATTCGCTGGGCAACGACAACACCATTGCTGCCGATAACGCTGGCACCTTCGGTAATGACAACGTCCTCGGCGCTGATGCCGATGGCAGCCGTATCATCGGTAATGGCAACGATGTCGATGTAGCGGATGCCTTCGTGATCGGTAATGGCGCGGATGTCACCGTGGCTGAGGGCGTGGCGCTGGGCAACGGTTCGATTGCCGATACCGGTGCGGGCGTTGCGGGTTATAACCCGGCCACGGGTGCCGCCGATGGCCTGGATGCGGGCATTGCCGCGACCCAGAGTACTACCGGGGCGCTGGCGGTGGGCGATGCCGGTGGCGGGGTGTTCCGTCAGATCACAGGAGTCGCGGCGGGTACCGAAGACAGTGATGCGGTCAATGTGGCGCAGTTGAAAGGTGTGGAGGATCTCGCCACTACCCCGCTGACTTTCGCGGGTGACAGCGGCAGCAACGTCGATCGTCAGCTTGGTGAGACCCTCAACGTCACTGGCGGTGCCGCGGGCACGTTGACCAGTGGCAATATCGGCGTGGTTGGTGATGGCACCGACACCCTCGAACTGCAACTCGCAGAAGACCTCGATCTCGGTGCCAACGGCAGTGTCACCGCGGGCGACAGCCTGCTCGATACCAATGGCCTGACGGTGGACGATGGCGCGGGCAACGTGGCCACGACCACGGCCACCGGCAGCACGGTAACTGACGGTACTACCATCACGGCGATGACGGCGGGAGGCCTGACCAGCGGCAATATCAACCTGGACGGCACCAGCGATGAGATCACCGGCCTGTCCAACACCACACTCACCGATCCCAGCTTCGCGATGGAAGGCCGAGCAGCCACCGAGGAGCAGTTGGACCTGGTCAACCAGACCGCCAACACCGGCTGGAACCTGACTGCCGAGGGCGCCGATGGCACCAATGTGGCGCCGGGCGACACAGTGGATCTGAGCAACAGCGACGGCAACCTGGTGATCGCCAAGAACGCCACCGATGGTGCTGAGGAAGATGTGATCTTCGATCTGGCCGACGACATCACGGTGGATAGCGTCACCGCGGGCGACAGCCTGCTCGATACCAACGGCCTGACGGTGGACGATGGCGCGGGCAATGTGGCCTCCACTACGGCCACCGGTACCACGGTAACCGACGGCACCACCACCACGGCGATGACGGCGGGAGGCGTGACCAGCGGCAATATCAATCTGGACGGCACCAGCGACGAGATCACCGGCCTGTCCAACACCACACTCACCGATCCCGGCTTCGCGACGGAAGGCCGAGCAGCCACCGAGGAGCAGTTGGACCTGGTCAACCAGACCGCCAACACCGGCTGGAACCTGACCGCCGAGGGCGCCGATGGCACCAATGTGGCGCCGGGCAACACGGTGGACTTGAGCAATACCGACGGCAACCTGGTGATTGCCAAGAACGCCACCGATGGTGCTGAGGAAGACGTGACCTTCGATCTCGCTGACGATGTCACGATCGGCAACAGCCTGACCATCAACAACGGCCCGACGCTCAATGACAACGGCATCGACATGGGGGGTGACAGGATCACCAATGTCGGCGGGCCAACGAATGGAGGCGATGCAGTCAATCTCGACTACTTCAACGAGAACAAGGCTCACTACTACAGCGTCAATGACGGTGGCGTGATCGGTGGCAACTATGACAACGACGGTGCTACCGGTGTGAACGCCATGGCCGGTGGGGTAGGTAGCCTGGCTTCGGCCGATGGTGCCATGGCATTGGGCTTCGGTGCCGACGCCCGCGTTCTCGATAGCGTGGCGCTGGGGAGTGGTTCGGTCTCCAGTCGAGCCGTAGCTCCCGCTTCGGGTAGTATTCCGGCGGGGAGTGCCAACATCACCTACAACACCACCGACAAGACACTGCTGGGAGCGGTCTCGGTTGGTTATGACGACGCCTACCGTCAGATCACCAATGTGGCGGATGGCACTCAGGAACACGACGCGGTGACAGTGCGGCAGTTGCAGGGTGCGATCGGCTCGGTGATCGATACGGGGATCATGTACTTCCATGCCAACTCGGCCCAACCGGATTCCATCGCGGCTGGTCCGGAGAGTATCGCGGTGGGGCCCGCGACGGTTGTCAACGGCGATGCCGGTATTGGCATGGGGAACGGTGCGATTGTGGAAATGACGGCGCCGGGCGGCACTGCCATCGGAGATGGCGCGCATGTGATGCTGGCCGACGGGATGGCACTGGGCACCTCTTCGCTGGCAGAGGCAGAGCAAGGTGTGGCACTCGGTGCGGGCGCGACGGTCAGCCACGATCAGAGCGTGGCGCTGGGCAGCAACTCGGTGACTGCCGAGCCAGTAGCCACTGCGGGCACGACCATTGCCAGCAGCAACTATGACTTTGCCGGTACTGCACCGCAAAGCACGGTGAGCGTGGGTGATGTGGGCAATGAACGTACCATCACCAATGTGGCGGCGGGACGACTCTCGGCGAGCAGCACTGATGCCATCAACGGCAGTCAGTTGTTCGCTACCAACCAGGCGGTGGAGAACGCTAGCCAGGGCTGGAATCTGACCGCCGAGGGCGCCGATGGCACCAATGTGGCGCCGGGCGACACAGTGGATCTGAGCAATACCGACGGCAACCTGGTGATCGCCAAGAACGCCGCCGATGGTGCCGAGGAAAGCGTGACCTTCGCTCTGTCGGACGATGTGACGATCGGCAACAGCCTGACCATCAACAACGGCCCGACGCTCAATGACAACGGCATCGACATGGGCGGTGACACCATCACCAATGTCGGCGCGCCGGTAAATGAAGGCGATGCGGTCAACAAGCAGTATGTCGATGGCGCGGGTGATGCGTTGGTTGCCGAGGGCATGAACTTCTCGGGTAACGACGGCGATACCATCCATCGTGACCTGGGCCAGACTCTGGCCGTGACCGGCGAGGCGAGTGCCGATGGCACCTTCAGTGGCACCAACCTGAAGACGGTGACCGATCCGGCTACTGGTGCCATCCAACTGCAGATGACGGATGCGCCGCAGTTCGGCAATGTGACCATCAACGACGGCGACACCGGCAGGATTACCGGCGTCACGGCGGGCACTGAGGACAACGATGCGGTCAACGTCAGTCAGCTCAACGACGTCAGCGACGTGGCCAACACCGGCTGGAACCTGACCGCCGAGGGCGCCGATGGCACCAATGTGGCGCCGGGCGACACAGTGGATCTGAGCAACAGCGATGGCAACCTGGTGATCGCCAAGAACGCCACCGATGGTGCCGAGGAAAGCGTGACCTTCGCTCTGTCGGACGATGTGACGATCGACAACAGCCTGACCATCAACAACGGCCCGACGCTCAATGACAACGGCATCGACATGGGCGGTGACACCATCACCAATGTTGGCGCGCCGGTAAATGAAGGCGATGCGGTCAACAAACAGTATGTCGATGGGGCTGGTGATGCGTTGATTGCCGAGGGCATGAACTTCTCGGGTAACGACGGCGATACCATCCATCGTGACCTGGGCCAGACTCTGGCAGTGACCGGCGAGGCGAGTGCCGATGGCACCTTCAGTGGCACCAACCTGAAGACGGTGACCGATCCGGCTACTGGTGCCATCCAGCTGCAGATGGCGGATGCGCCGCAGTTCGGCGATGTGACCATCAACGACGGTGGCAGCGGCAAGATATCTGGGGTTGCTGATGGTGATATCAATGAAGACAGCACCGATGTGGTGAATGGCAGTCAGCTTTGGGAAACCCAGCAAGCCCTGGAAGGGGAGCAGGTGCACTACTACAGCGTCAACGACGGCGGCACTCAAGGTGGCAACTACGCCAACGACGGTGCGACAGGCGTGAATGCCATTGCCGCGGGGGTGGATGCTACAGCCACGGCTGATGGTGCCATCGCCATTGGCGCTGGTGCCACAGCCAGCGAAGCCGGCAGTGTAGCGCTCGGCGCTGCATCAACAACTGATGCAGTTGTCGGAACCGCCGGTACTACTATCGGTGGTCAGACTTACACCTTTGCGGGCGCTGCACCGCTCGGTACTCTCAGCGTGGGGTCCGTCGGTGCCGAACGCACGATTACTCACGTAGCGGCAGGGCGAATTTCGGCCGACAGCACCGATGCGGTAAATGGCAGTCAGCTGTATGCCACCAATCAGGCAGTGGAGAGCATCGATAACCGAGTGGGGGATGTCGAGGGAGACGTCAGTGTGCTTGGTGACCGAGTGACCAATGTCGAGGGTGATGTGAGTAGCATCAGCAACGACCTTGGGGAGTTGGCCGATCAGGCGGTGAAGTACGATACCAATGACGACGGTAGCGTCAATTATGAATCGGTTACCCTGGCGGGTGGAGAAGGAACCACAATCACTAATCTGGCGGACGGTGAAGTGTCTGAAGGCAGTAGTGACGTGGTCAACGGCAGCCAGCTTTGGGCGGTTCAGAACCAGATCAACAACAGCCTCGCAACAGGTGAGACAAAGTACTTCAAGGCCAACTCTGAAGCAGCGGCTGCGCGTGTTGAGGGTGCCGAGAGCGTGGCGATGGGGCCGGAGAGCGTGGCCGCTGGCGATAACAGCGTGGCAGTTGGCAACGGAGCTCGAGCCGAGAGCGACGGCGGGGTGGCCCTGGGGGCTGGCTCGCAGGCAACTCGCGAAGGGATGAATGGTGCAGAGGAAGCCTTCTCCAACGAATCTGTCGCCTCGACACAGGGTGCGGTTTCAGTGGGTAGTCAAGGCGGTGAGCGCCAGATCACCCATGTGGCGGGTGGTACTGAAGCCACGGATGCGGTCAACGTGCGCCAACTGGAATCGGTGCAGGCAGGCTCGGTGAACTATGATCGCCACTCGGACGGCAGCGTGGATTACAGCTCGGTGACGTTTGGTCAGAAAGGAACACCGACGCAGATCCACAACGTTGCGCCTGGCACCGCGCCGACTGATGCGGCTAACGTGGGACAGCTGCAGGAGCTGAACCAGCAGTTCAACCATCAGATCGGTGGGCTCAGCAACCGCATCGATGAGGTTGAGCGCAATGCGAACGCCGGTATTGCGGGTGTCGCCGCCATGGGCGATGCACCCTATGTACCAGGTAAGCTGACGTACCATGTTGGAGGTGGCTATCACGGTGGTGAGAGTGCAGTAGGTCTCAATTTCCGTCGTACCGCAGATAACGGACGCTGGAGCTTGACGGCAGGAGCCGCCGGCTCTCGAGCGGGTGCCACGATAGGTATTGGAGTGTCGGGGGTTATCGATTAA